A stretch of Ranitomeya variabilis isolate aRanVar5 chromosome 3, aRanVar5.hap1, whole genome shotgun sequence DNA encodes these proteins:
- the LOC143816230 gene encoding uncharacterized protein LOC143816230: MASGSESSNTPPQRSAASSSEEENQEEEREQEQGPRGQAVVASRRVSQRSLDEPLDIDLMVASIEARGPLWDSRDPRHADQGILRRLWIEVALSLWDGFDSASPKAKASFLKQLKTRWRSMKDRFKRGLKKEGQSRSGAAASRTSVYKYNRILQFLRPVLGSRETHSSTRETVRPSGAVLCEAPSEQSQPSHSESRSAPPQSGEPAAGPSDVPLAEASVAPSFRSSRQRQRASDREVMPEFLHLSTVFQNGFKAMCDKMSNLERRLEIIETELKRPAKHFFNAIYKGMVEHLTPELQISVMQGCNNVYVSALQQARVMQSATNMPTVPSLAAMTPTPAAEHHHRAPRAEGHRHRHHRTDPESSEHDRPSRGHRREADPHPEGERRKKKKKMTTTTSTTTLAMAAPKSTTRKHSGSTRSTTSTKAGSTQSTPSTQPGSTRSTPSTQPGSTRSRSSQPRTLVVPPPPSSPALLVSPTSTGWIDGIPSSVIDYAASSPSSSASVSSTPPKSVGYQSPFVADVGTP; the protein is encoded by the exons gcttcttcaagtgaggaggagaaccaggaggaagagagggagcaggagCAGGGACCACGGGGCCAAGCTGTGGTTGCATCACGGAGA gtttcacaacggtccCTGGATGAACCACTCGATATTGACCTGATGGTGGCATCCATTGAAGCAcggggcccgttgtgggacagccgtgacccccggcacgcggaccagggCATATTGCGCCGTCTGTGGATAGAGGTGGCactatcgctgtgggatggcttcgaCAGCGCTTCACCCAAGGCCAAAGCTAGTTTCC TTAAAcaattgaagaccagatggcgctccatgaaggaccgtttcaagagGGGCCTGAAAAAGGAGGGACAGAGTCGTAGTGGTGCTGCCGCTTCAAGGACCTCGGTGTACAAGTACAACCGTATACTGCAGTTCTTGCGACCGGTCCTTGGAAGCAGAGA aacacacagcagcacccgcgAGACTGTCCGACCCTCTGGAGCGGTACTTTGTGAAGCGCCATCTGAACAGtcgcagccatcccacagcgagagcaggtcTGCACCACCCCAATCTggcgaaccggcagccggtccatcagatgttcccctggccgaggcctctgtCGCTCCTTCCTTTAGGTcttcccgacagcgtcagcgggcctcggacagggagGTCATGCCCGAATTTTTACATCTGAGCACCGTTTTTCAGAATGGTTTCAAGGCGATGTGCGATAAAATGTCCAATCTCGAACGTCGTCTTGAAATCATCGAAACGGAGCTCAAgaggccggccaaacatttttttaatgcCATTTACAAGGGCATGGttgaacatcttacgccggaactccagatttcggtcatGCAGGGCTGCAACAATGTATATGtcagtgctctgcagcaggctcgggtcatgcagtcagcgacaaatATGCCCACAGTACCATCGCTGGctgccatgactccgactcctgctgcagagcaccaccacagagctccgcgtgccgagggccaccgccaccgccaccacaGAACAGACCCCGAAAGTTCAGAGCATGACAGGCCTTCAAGGGGACACAGACGGGAAGCCGACCcacacccagagggagagaggaggaaaaagaagaagaagatgacgACGACGACAAGCACTACAACCTTGGCTATGGCTGCTCCCAAAAGTACcaccagaaaacactccgggtctaCCCGGAGCACAACAAGTACCAAGGCTGGGTCTACACAGAGTACACCCAGTACCCAGCCTGGGTCTACAAGGAGTACACCATCTACCCAGCCTGGGTCTACCCGGAGCCGGAGTAGCCAGCCAAGGACACTGGTCGTCCCTCCTCCTCCCTCATCTCCTGCTCTATTAGTGTCGCCAACATCAACTGGCTGGATTGATGGCATCCCGTCTAGTGTCATAGACTATGCTGCTTCCTCCCCCTCGTCCTCCGCCTCGGTCTCCTCAACACCCCCAAAAAGTGTGGGATATCAATCCCCTTTCGTTGCGGATGTTGGTACCCCCTAA